A DNA window from Ornithodoros turicata isolate Travis chromosome 10, ASM3712646v1, whole genome shotgun sequence contains the following coding sequences:
- the LOC135371260 gene encoding uncharacterized protein LOC135371260, with the protein MMKIFHANAWQYLAIVLCSVAINVSSHGGTSHNLEDYCNPLGSVRSYQALTLAQTVELRATLGTDLKQSGCRSGVVFEALNSSFGFLVSLADLNIPGNEDNCTDYVKVTGLLNKDLNDKPFCGEAFPTGMPLRTDGDKVTILWNSQAASDTGTPKRANFRIVIVQYLNGSSQADCPESWKLCGTGTCIEGRVWCDGLYNCEDGGDETAECNRPEHVVSIPAVVVIVVLAMFLIILVVLVVYVRKKRSAAQHIGGSTLSHTM; encoded by the exons ATGATGAAAATTTTCCATGCGAACGCATGGCAGTACCTTGCCATTGTGCTTTGCAGTGTGGCTATAAATGTGTCTAGTCATGGAGGGACATCGC ACAACTTGGAAGACTACTGCAATCCTTTAGGGTCTGTGAGAAGCTACCAAGCCCTTACTCTCGCCCAGACTGTAGAGCTTCGCGCTACATTGGGAACTGATCTCAAACAATCTGGATGTCGAAGTGGCGTCGTGTTTGAAGCACTTAACTCCTCCTTCGGCTTTTTAGTAAGTCTCGCGGACTTGAATATCCCTGGAAACGAGGATAACTGCACTGACTACGTAAAG GTTACAGGCTTGCTGAATAAGGACCTCAATGACAAGCCGTTCTGTGGCGAAGCCTTTCCAACTGGCATGCCCTTACGAACAGACGGAGACAAGGTCACAATTCTGTGGAACTCACAGGCAGCATCTGACACTGGTACACCCAAGAGAGCGAATTTTCGGATAGTCATCGTCCAATATCTAAATGGAT CTTCGCAAGCGGACTGCCCGGAATCATGGAAGCTCTGCGGGACGGGAACATGCATCGAAGGCCGCGTTTGGTGTGACGGTCTTTATAACTGCGAGGACGGAGGCGATGAAACTGCAGAATGCA ATCGCCCAGAGCACGTAGTGTCCATTCCAGCTGTAGTGGTGATCGTAGTGCTGGCCATGTTCCTCATCATCTTGGTGGTGCTCGTGGTGTACGTCCGCAAGAAACGTTCAGCGGCGCAGCACATAGGCGGTTCGACCCTTTCACATACAATGTGA